TCGAGGACGGCGCCCGCCATCTCGGGGTGCGTCAGGTTGTAGATGCCGGCGGCGCCGCAGCAGCCGGTCGGGTCGTCGTGCGCGACGAGCTCGAGGCCGGGGATCTGGCGCAGGATCCGGCGCGGCGCCTCGCGCACGCGCTGGCCGTGGACGAGGTGGCAGGGGTCGTCGTAGCAGACGCGCAGCGCGAGCCGGCCCTCGGGCGGGCGCAGGCCGGCCTCGTCGAGGAGCTCGAGCGGGTCGCGCACGAGGCGCGCGAGCGCCTCGCCCTCGCCGGGGAGCCAGTCGCCGGCCTCGCGCAGCGCGGCGCCGCAGCCGGCAGAGTTCACGACGATCGCATCGACGCGCAGGCCGGCGAAGGCGGCGAGGTTCGCACGCAGCAGCGTGTGGGCGGAGGCCGCGTCGCCGGCGTGGGCGTGGAGCGCGCCGCAGCAGCGCTGGGTGCGCGGCACCAGCACCTCGAAGCCGTTGCGCGCGAGGACCCGCACGGTCGCGTGGTGCACGTCGCCGAAGAGCTCCGCCATGACGCAGCCCGTGAAGAGCGCGACGCGGCCGCGCGGGCCCGAGGATCCAGAGGGCTCACGCGGCTGCGCTTCGGTTCGCCACGCCGGCCGCTCCCGCTCCGCGCGCGGCGGGACGCGCGGCGCCAGCGCAAGCACCTCGGCGAGCCGGCGCGGCAGCAGCGCGCGCGCAGCGCGATCGAGCCCGAGGCGCTGCGCCAGGGCCAGCAGACCCACCGCCCGGCGCAGGCGCACCGGATCGGGAACCACGTGGCGCAGTGCGAAGCGCTCGAGCCGCTTCGCAGGGCCCGTGCGCAGGCCGGCCGTCTCCACCGCCGCACGCGTCTGCTCGACGAGACGCCCGAAGCGCACGCCCGACGGGCAGGCCGTCTCGCAGGCGCGGCAGTCGAGGCACAGGTAGGCCTCCTCGGCGAGCACCTCGTCGAGCGGCAGGCGGCCCTCGGCGACCGCGCGGATCAGGTGGATGCGGCCGCGCGGCGAGCTGCTCTCGCGGCCGGTCTCGCGATAGGTGGGGCAGACGGGCAGGCACAGGCCGCAGTGCACGCAGTCGAGCGTGCCCTCGTAGAGCGCGGCGAGGGGGCCCTCCGGAGCCCCGGGGCGAGGCGCTGCGCTCACAGGAGCCCCGGGCCGCGGCCGGGGTTCAGGACGCCGGCCGGATCGAAGCGCTGCTTGAGCGCGCGCAGGAGCGGCGCCGTGCCGGGCGCGTCGCCGAAGACGTCGCGCGCGCCCTTGGCCCAGGCGGGAGCCACCTCGAGCACCGCGATCCCCTCGCCCACCCGCGCCGCCTCGCGCGCCGCCCGCCAGGCGCGGTCGACGCCCGCGGCGTCCGCCTCGGAGTCGAGCGCGCAGCGCGCGAAGACGAGGCCCGAGCCGGGCAGGACGAGCAGCGCCGCGCCGGCGCGCCGGAGCCGTTCCGACACCGCGTCGAGTCGGTCCGGCAGGACGGCCAGCCGGAAGCGCAGGCCGACGGGGCCGAAGGTCTCGCCCTGGAGCGCGCGCAGGCGCCCGATCGCGCCCGGGCTCGCGGGCGCGGCGCCGCAGCGCTCCGCGAGCAGCCGCGCGTCCTGCGCCACGGCCGGCTCGTCGCCGCCAAGCTCGACGAGCAAGAGCCAGCCCGCGCCGGCGGTCCGGCTCGGCTCGAGCGTCGCGGCGAGGACCGGGTCGACGAGGGCGGCCGCGCGCACCGCGGGGAGCCGCGCCGCGGCGAGCGCGCGCTCCCAGCGCTCCGCGCCGCCCCCGAGCGCGCCCGAGAGCACGGCGAGCTGCGCGGGCCGGGGGCGCAGCCGCACCCAGGCCGAGGTGATCACCCCGAGCGTGCCGAGCGCGCCCACCTGGAGGCGGGTCAGGTCGTAGCCCGTGACGTTCTTCACGACGCGGCCGCCCGCGCGCGCGCGCAGCCCGTCGCCGAGCACCATCTCGATGCCGAGCACGACGTCGCGCGGCTTGCCGTAGCCGCCGTGGCGCGGGCCCATAGCAGCGCTGGCGAGCACGCCGCCGAGCGTCGCCCCGGCGCCGGGCGGGTCGAAGGGCAGCTCCCAGCCACCGGTCTCGAGCGCGGCGCGCAGGGTGGCGAGCGGCGTGCCCGCACGCGCGCACAGGACCCCCTCGGCGGCGTCGAGCTCGACGATGCCGTCGAGCGCGCCGGTGTCGAGCAGCAGGCGCGCGCCGCGCGGGGGGTTGCCGAGCCCGAGCCGGCTCCCGCCGCCGCGCACCACGGCGCCGAGCCCGCGCTCGGCGAGCACGGCCAGCGCGCGCGCCAGCGCACCGGCGTCGGGCGGCCGCAGGGAGACGGCGAGCGGACACCCGTCCACCTCGAGGGGCGCGTGCTCGACGAGCGCGCCCTCGCCGGCCGCCTCGTGCAGCGCCTCCTGGTCGGCGGGATCGAGCGGCCGGACCTCGCCCACGCGCATCCTCCCTTGCCCGCGGTCCGATCGTCGCGCGACCGGCCGGCGATCGGCGCCCGGCGATCGTCCCGGGGGTCCGCGCTCCGGGCCGCCCGCGCCCGCGTTCAGAGCGGAACGCGATCGTAGCCGCGCGCCTTCGGGTTGGCCTCGACGCAGAAGCGCGGGGTCGGCAGGACCTTGCCGGGGTTGCAGACGCCGCCCGGGTCGAAGGCGGCGCGCAGCCGGCGCTGCGCCTCGAGGTCGTCCTCGGTGAAGACGAGGCCCATGTAGTCGCGCTTCTCGGTGCCGATGCCGTGCTCGCCGCTGATCGCCCCGCCGGCCGCGACGCAGGCCTCGAGGATCTCGCGGCCGGCGGCGAGCACCCGCGCCAGCTCGTCGGGGTCGCGGCGGTCGAAGGAGATGTTCGGGTGGAGGTTCCCGTCGCCGGCGTGGAAGACGTTCGCGAGGCGCAGGCCGCGCCGGTCGCAGATCGCGCCGACCTGCTCGAGCACCTCGGGGAGCTTCGAGCGCGGCACCACCGCGTCGTGCACGTAGAGGTCGGGCGCGATCCGGCCCATCGCGCCGAAGGCGCCCTTGCGCGCGCGCCAGAAGCGCTCGCGCTCGGCCTCGTCGCGCGCGCGCTCGACGCGCGCGCCCTCGGCCGCGCAGAGCGCGCGGATCCGCTCGACCTGCGCCGGCAGCGCGACGCCGGGGCCGTCGAGCTCGACCAGCAGCACGGCGCCGGCGTCGCGCGGGAGCCCGGCGGCGTAGACGCTTGCCTCCACCGCCGCGATCGTGCGGCGGTCGACGATCTCCATCGCGGCGGGCACGAGCCCGCTCGTGATGACGGCGCCCACCGCGCGGCACGCCGACACGACGTCCTGGAAGATCGCGAGCAGCGTCTCGCTGGCCGCGGGGACCGGCGTGAGCCGCACCGTCGCCTCGACCACCACCCCGAGCGTCCCCTCGCTGCCGACGACGGCGCCCACCAGGTCCGGGCCCGGCGCGAAGCCGGTCGGCGAGCCGATTCGCACGAGCTCGCCGTCGGGCAGCACGAGCTCGAGCGCGAGCACGTGGTGCGCGGTGGTGCCGTACTTCAGCGTATGCGGGCCGCCCGAGCTCTCGGCGACGTTGCCCCCGATCGTGCACGCGAGCTGGCTCGAGGGATCCGGGGCGTAGAAGAGCCCGTGCGGGCGTGCCGCCGCGGAGAGCGCGGCGTTCACGACCCCCGGCTCCACGACCGCGAGCCGGTTCCCGGCGTCGATCGCGAGGATCCGGTCGAGGCGCGCGCACTCGATCACGACGCCGCCCTCCTGGGCCGTGGCGCCGCCCGAGAGGCCGGTGCCGGCGCCGCGCGCGACGAAGGGCGTCGCGAAGCGCCGGCAGGCGCGCACGACCCGCACCACCTCGTGCTTGTCGCGCGGCAGCACGACCGCCGCGGGGCGGCTTCCGTGCAGGGTGAGCGCGTCGCACTCCCAGGCGACCAGCTCGGCCTCGCGCGACAGGCAGCGCTCGGCGCCCACGATCGCGCGCAGCGCCTCGAGGAGCGCGCCCGGGGCCTCGCGGCTCGGCGGGCTCACGCGAGCCCGAGCCGCTCGAGATCCTCCTCGCTGAGCCCCAGGTAGTGCCCGAGCTCGTGGCTCACCGTGATCTTGATCTGCTCGAGCAGCTCCTCGCGGTCGCGGCAGGCCTTCTCGAGGTTCTTCTTGAAGATCACGATCCGGTCGAGGTCGCGGGGCTGGTCGGTCACCGCCGCCTCGGTGCGCGGCGTGCCGATGAAGATGCCGAGGATCTGGGGCGACTGGTCGAGCTGCTCGAGCAGCTCCTCGCCCGGCAGGTCCTCGATCAGGACCGGGATGCGCTGGGCCGTCTCGCGCAGCGAGCGGGGCAGGTCCTCGAGCGCCTCGCGCGCGGTGCGCTCGAAGGTCTCGTCGTCGAGCTCGGCGGGGACCGAGTAGAGCTCGGGATCGAGGGCGTGGGCGCGCTCGAACATGCGGCCCGCCTCGTCGGCGGCACCGAGCCGCTCGAGCACGAGCCCCAGGTGGTACACGGCGTGGGCCGCGTCCGGGTTCAGGTTGACGGCCCGCTCGAGCTGCCGCCGTGCCTCCTCGAAGCGCCCCTGCTCGAAGAGGAGCTGGCCCTCGAAGGCGCGGTACACGTCCTGCTCGCCGCCCGTCTTCATGGCCCGCCGCAGCAGGAAGAGCGCCCCGGGCAGGTCGTTCTGGTAGAAGAGCGCCTTGGCCTTGAGGTAGTAGACCTCCGCCTCGATCCCGCGATCGAGACGCGGCAGCTCGCCGCCGCCGGCGAGCAGGCGGTCGCAGTGGCCGATCGCGTCCTCGTGCGCCCCGAACTCCTCGACCAGCAGCTCGGCCCGGTTCAGGTGGGCTGCCACGAACTTGGGATCCGCCTTCACGGCCAGCTCGAACTCGGCGAGCGCTTCGTCGAACTTGCTCTCGTCCCACAGGATCTCGCCGCGCCCGTTGTGCGCCTCGGCGCCCTCGGGATGCGCCTTCAGCGCCTCGTCGAGCCACGCGAGCGCCTCGTCGGTACGACCGCCGTGCGAGGCCTCCATGGCCTGGTCGAGGCAGTCCCAGTAGCGGTCCTTGTCCTTCATGGATCCTTCGCCGGCAGGCGGCCGGGGGGGTGTGCCGGCCTTCGGAAAGCCGGCGGCATCTTAGCAGACGAGCGCCCCGCTTCGCGTGCTCGACGCTCCTCGGAGGAACCCCGTAAACCCTTGAAAGCATGGATTTTTTTCTACCTCGAACGATGTCTCACGGAAGCGCGAAGGCCGCGATCTGCCAGCGATTTCCGTCCTTCGCCCCAAGGGGAAGGTAGGCGGCGTGCGCTCCGGGACACCGGCCGGCCTGGACCGGGAACGGGGCTCGCTAGGAGCGGTCGGTGAGCGACGTCGTGAGCGCGGCCGCGAGGCACAGGGCGGCCGCGATCGCGAGCCGCCGGCGCAGGCCCTGCTCGTGCGCCGACGGGCGTCCGGCGTAAGCGGCGATCCAGAGCACGCCGGCGGCGCCGGCGGCGTCGGTGAGGAAGTCGAGCGGCGAGGCGCTGCGGCCGGCCACGCCGGCCTGGTGGAGCTCGTCGAGGGCCGCCCAGCCCATCACGATCGCGAAGGCAGCGACCCGCGCGCGCCGGCCCGGATCCGGCCACGAGCGCGGGAGCGGCCTCGGCGCCAGGGCGACCGCGGCCAGCGCGGCCAGGAAGCCGAAGACCGGCGCGTGGGCGAGGTTGAAGAAGAAGTCGGAGGCCGGCAGCGGCGGCCGCACCCGGATCCGGCCGCTCGAGAGCCACCAGATGAAGCCCATCCAGCCCGCGGTCGCGAGCGCGGCCACGGGACGCGGCAGCGCCCCGAGGACGCGCGCGAGCGCAGCCACGAGCCGCGATGCAGAGCCCTGCTGCGGGCGCTCCCCCATCGGGGCCCGACTCCAGCCGCTCGCTCGCCGGGCTCAGTCCGGGGTCGGCTCGATCGCGGCGGCCGTCTCGCGCATCGCCTTCGTCACGCGCCCGGTCGCCTTGCGCGCCGCCGAGCGGGTGCGCGGGCGCGCGGGCGCCAGCGCCCGCTCGAGCCGGCGCAGCAGGTCGACGAGCTGGCGCCGGTAGGGCGCAGCGAGGCGCCGCCAGCCGGCCTCCCCCTTCGCCTCGAGCCGCCCGAGCTGCTGGCTCGCCTCGCGCAGCAGCCGTGCCGCGCGCCGCCGCACGTCGACCGATGCGCGCGCCAGCTCGCGCTCGAGGGCGTCGAGGCGGGGCGCCACCTGTCGGGCGAAGGCGCTCAGCGTGGGAGGGAGCTCCATGCGACCGAGCGCCGCGCCGATCCCGCGCCGCGTGCCGCGCGAGGCCTTCTTGCGCCCGCTCTTCTTGTGCGACGCCTTCTTGCGAGTCGCCATGTTCCGCCTCCTCGGCATCCTGGTGGGGAGCCGGGCCCAGTGTACTCCGGCACGGAGCGCCCGCGCGCGGAGCGCGGGCGCTGCACCATCCGGGGGCTTCTCACACCAGGGCCTCCGGACACTCCGAGCCGGACCGCTGCCGCCTACAGTACCCCGGCGGGCACGCCGATTGGACGCTGGCCCCGTTGCCAGCGTGCGAGCCCATGGATAAGGTGTCGTATGGGCAGCGAGGTTCCACCCGGGATCGATGGGAGATCGGACGAGGGGGGCACCGAGGGGCGGATGATCCGCCACGGCGCGATCGTCCATCGAGAGACCGAGCTGTCACCTAGGGAAAAAAGGAGTGCTCAGTGACGCGCGTGATCGGACGTGTTCTGACGATCGCCTTCGCGGCGGTCGGGCTTGCGATGTTGTCGCCGCAGGTCGTGAGTGCCGACGAGGTGGGCGGTGAGGAGATCGAGGTTCCCCCGCGCGCCGCGGCTCCCACGCCGGAGCCCGTGGTCGTGACCAAGGAGGTGCCGGTGTCGGCGCCGCCGCCGCCCTTCGTCGAGCTCGAGCGCAAGAGCGTCGGCGCGGGCCTCGGCCTGAGCTGGGGCGAGGGCACGATCTACTGGGAGGGCC
The nucleotide sequence above comes from Deltaproteobacteria bacterium. Encoded proteins:
- a CDS encoding heterodisulfide reductase-related iron-sulfur binding cluster; the encoded protein is MSAAPRPGAPEGPLAALYEGTLDCVHCGLCLPVCPTYRETGRESSSPRGRIHLIRAVAEGRLPLDEVLAEEAYLCLDCRACETACPSGVRFGRLVEQTRAAVETAGLRTGPAKRLERFALRHVVPDPVRLRRAVGLLALAQRLGLDRAARALLPRRLAEVLALAPRVPPRAERERPAWRTEAQPREPSGSSGPRGRVALFTGCVMAELFGDVHHATVRVLARNGFEVLVPRTQRCCGALHAHAGDAASAHTLLRANLAAFAGLRVDAIVVNSAGCGAALREAGDWLPGEGEALARLVRDPLELLDEAGLRPPEGRLALRVCYDDPCHLVHGQRVREAPRRILRQIPGLELVAHDDPTGCCGAAGIYNLTHPEMAGAVLERKLRALAAARPDVVATGNPGCIMQLRAGAARSGLRAEILHPITLLDRAYLQEERASRAKGV
- a CDS encoding FAD-binding protein, with the protein product MGEVRPLDPADQEALHEAAGEGALVEHAPLEVDGCPLAVSLRPPDAGALARALAVLAERGLGAVVRGGGSRLGLGNPPRGARLLLDTGALDGIVELDAAEGVLCARAGTPLATLRAALETGGWELPFDPPGAGATLGGVLASAAMGPRHGGYGKPRDVVLGIEMVLGDGLRARAGGRVVKNVTGYDLTRLQVGALGTLGVITSAWVRLRPRPAQLAVLSGALGGGAERWERALAAARLPAVRAAALVDPVLAATLEPSRTAGAGWLLLVELGGDEPAVAQDARLLAERCGAAPASPGAIGRLRALQGETFGPVGLRFRLAVLPDRLDAVSERLRRAGAALLVLPGSGLVFARCALDSEADAAGVDRAWRAAREAARVGEGIAVLEVAPAWAKGARDVFGDAPGTAPLLRALKQRFDPAGVLNPGRGPGLL
- a CDS encoding FAD-binding protein — translated: MSPPSREAPGALLEALRAIVGAERCLSREAELVAWECDALTLHGSRPAAVVLPRDKHEVVRVVRACRRFATPFVARGAGTGLSGGATAQEGGVVIECARLDRILAIDAGNRLAVVEPGVVNAALSAAARPHGLFYAPDPSSQLACTIGGNVAESSGGPHTLKYGTTAHHVLALELVLPDGELVRIGSPTGFAPGPDLVGAVVGSEGTLGVVVEATVRLTPVPAASETLLAIFQDVVSACRAVGAVITSGLVPAAMEIVDRRTIAAVEASVYAAGLPRDAGAVLLVELDGPGVALPAQVERIRALCAAEGARVERARDEAERERFWRARKGAFGAMGRIAPDLYVHDAVVPRSKLPEVLEQVGAICDRRGLRLANVFHAGDGNLHPNISFDRRDPDELARVLAAGREILEACVAAGGAISGEHGIGTEKRDYMGLVFTEDDLEAQRRLRAAFDPGGVCNPGKVLPTPRFCVEANPKARGYDRVPL
- a CDS encoding tetratricopeptide repeat protein; this encodes MKDKDRYWDCLDQAMEASHGGRTDEALAWLDEALKAHPEGAEAHNGRGEILWDESKFDEALAEFELAVKADPKFVAAHLNRAELLVEEFGAHEDAIGHCDRLLAGGGELPRLDRGIEAEVYYLKAKALFYQNDLPGALFLLRRAMKTGGEQDVYRAFEGQLLFEQGRFEEARRQLERAVNLNPDAAHAVYHLGLVLERLGAADEAGRMFERAHALDPELYSVPAELDDETFERTAREALEDLPRSLRETAQRIPVLIEDLPGEELLEQLDQSPQILGIFIGTPRTEAAVTDQPRDLDRIVIFKKNLEKACRDREELLEQIKITVSHELGHYLGLSEEDLERLGLA
- a CDS encoding VanZ family protein; this translates as MGERPQQGSASRLVAALARVLGALPRPVAALATAGWMGFIWWLSSGRIRVRPPLPASDFFFNLAHAPVFGFLAALAAVALAPRPLPRSWPDPGRRARVAAFAIVMGWAALDELHQAGVAGRSASPLDFLTDAAGAAGVLWIAAYAGRPSAHEQGLRRRLAIAAALCLAAALTTSLTDRS